In Thermosipho atlanticus DSM 15807, one DNA window encodes the following:
- the dnaB gene encoding replicative DNA helicase translates to MRTPPHSIEAEQAVIGSILIDPEAIEDVISILSSQDFYDKKHVEIFKAIEELYDENIPIDVISICDRLKTKGKLETIGGELYVAQLADGVPTSAHAEMYAQIVRDKSILRSLISAASKVVEDAMSDNEVDEILDNAERVIFEIAESKTAKTYQPMNTILHDVFENLEALRDRQKSGTASLITGIPTGYRLLDELTSGFHKSDLIIVAARPSVGKTAFALNIARNMAIKSDIPVGIFSLEMSKEQLAQRLLGMEALIELQKIRRGYLTDEEWQKLLQATGKLYKANIIVDDEANLDPRSLRAKARRMKREYGVEAIFVDYLQLMSIRSFRENRQQEISEISRSLKLLARELDVAIIALSQLSRAVEQREDKRPRLSDLRESGSIEQDADMVLFLYREEYYKKEKSGEAHETEVIIGKQRNGPIGTVKLLFDPHYTAFFDIDVVHGGAD, encoded by the coding sequence ATGCGAACTCCACCACATAGTATTGAGGCAGAACAAGCTGTTATTGGAAGTATTCTAATAGATCCTGAAGCAATTGAAGATGTTATTTCGATTTTGAGCTCTCAAGATTTTTATGATAAAAAACATGTTGAAATATTTAAAGCTATCGAAGAATTATATGATGAGAATATTCCTATAGATGTTATCTCAATTTGTGACAGATTGAAAACAAAGGGAAAACTTGAAACGATAGGTGGAGAGTTGTATGTTGCACAACTTGCAGATGGCGTGCCAACTTCAGCACATGCGGAAATGTATGCGCAAATTGTAAGAGATAAATCTATTTTAAGGTCATTGATTTCTGCAGCTTCTAAAGTTGTTGAAGATGCGATGTCAGATAATGAAGTTGATGAAATATTAGATAATGCTGAGAGAGTTATATTTGAAATAGCCGAATCAAAAACCGCAAAAACATACCAACCTATGAATACAATTTTACACGATGTTTTTGAAAATTTAGAGGCTTTGAGAGATAGACAAAAAAGTGGGACAGCTTCGTTAATTACCGGGATTCCTACTGGATATAGATTACTAGATGAATTAACTTCTGGCTTTCACAAATCAGATCTTATAATTGTTGCCGCAAGGCCAAGTGTTGGTAAGACAGCTTTTGCTTTAAATATTGCGCGAAATATGGCAATAAAATCTGATATACCTGTTGGAATATTTAGTCTTGAAATGAGCAAAGAACAGCTTGCCCAAAGGTTATTGGGTATGGAAGCATTAATAGAGCTTCAAAAAATTAGAAGAGGCTATTTAACCGATGAAGAATGGCAAAAACTTCTTCAGGCCACAGGGAAGTTATATAAAGCCAATATAATAGTTGATGATGAGGCAAATCTTGATCCAAGATCGTTGCGTGCAAAGGCGCGAAGAATGAAAAGGGAATATGGAGTAGAAGCCATTTTTGTTGATTATTTACAATTGATGAGTATTAGATCTTTTAGAGAGAATAGACAACAAGAAATATCGGAAATTTCTAGATCTTTAAAACTTCTTGCTAGAGAATTGGATGTAGCAATAATTGCTTTATCTCAATTATCAAGAGCGGTTGAACAAAGAGAAGACAAAAGACCAAGACTCAGTGATTTGAGAGAGTCTGGTTCAATAGAACAGGATGCGGATATGGTGTTGTTTTTGTACAGGGAAGAGTATTACAAGAAGGAGAAATCGGGTGAAGCCCATGAAACAGAAGTAATAATTGGAAAGCAAAGGAATGGACCAATTGGTACTGTTAAACTCCTTTTTGATCCACATTATACTGCATTTTTTGATATTGATGTAGTTCATGGAGGTGCCGATTAA
- the coaD gene encoding pantetheine-phosphate adenylyltransferase — MKAIYPGSFDPITFGHLDIIERASKIFSEVYVVVMENKRKNYTFSLDERIKMIEECTEHIKNIKIDFFKGLLIDYVKENKIDVVIRGLRAVTDFEYELQMAMANKEMCPDADTIFLMTDKRFSFISSSLVKEVAYFGGDISRWVPKNVERKLIEKIKITNI, encoded by the coding sequence ATGAAGGCTATTTATCCTGGTTCTTTTGATCCTATAACTTTTGGCCATTTAGATATAATTGAAAGGGCTTCCAAAATATTTTCTGAAGTTTATGTGGTGGTAATGGAAAATAAAAGAAAGAATTATACATTTTCATTAGATGAAAGGATAAAAATGATCGAAGAATGTACAGAACATATAAAAAACATAAAGATAGATTTTTTCAAAGGGTTGTTGATCGATTATGTAAAGGAAAATAAGATCGATGTTGTGATAAGAGGACTTAGAGCTGTTACTGATTTTGAATATGAACTTCAAATGGCAATGGCAAATAAAGAAATGTGCCCTGATGCAGATACAATTTTCTTAATGACGGATAAAAGGTTTTCTTTTATATCTTCAAGCCTTGTAAAAGAAGTTGCATATTTTGGCGGAGATATTTCAAGATGGGTTCCCAAAAACGTAGAAAGAAAACTGATAGAAAAAATTAAAATAACTAACATATAA
- the rplL gene encoding 50S ribosomal protein L7/L12 has protein sequence MTLEEIVSAIEQLTVAELAELVKMLEDKFGVSASAPVMAMPVAGGAAAGGAAAEEKTEFDVVLKSFGAKKIEVIKIVREITGLGLKEAKDLVEKAGTPDAVIKQGIKKEEAEEIKKKLEDAGAEVELK, from the coding sequence ATGACATTAGAAGAAATTGTTAGCGCAATTGAACAACTTACAGTAGCAGAATTAGCAGAACTTGTAAAAATGCTTGAGGACAAATTTGGAGTAAGTGCATCTGCACCAGTTATGGCAATGCCAGTAGCAGGAGGAGCAGCAGCAGGAGGAGCAGCAGCAGAAGAAAAAACAGAATTTGACGTAGTACTTAAGAGCTTTGGTGCAAAGAAGATTGAAGTTATAAAAATTGTAAGAGAAATTACAGGTTTAGGACTTAAAGAAGCAAAAGATCTTGTTGAAAAAGCGGGAACACCAGATGCCGTTATTAAACAAGGCATTAAGAAAGAAGAAGCAGAAGAAATTAAGAAGAAACTTGAAGATGCAGGAGCAGAAGTTGAACTTAAATAA
- the rplJ gene encoding 50S ribosomal protein L10: protein MLTRKQKEKLVEELSESLKNSSLILFSDYKGLNVAQITDLRRKLREKLGSGARYRVVKNSVAYFAMKKAGYEEIDDLSYLFEGPLALLYVEEGDPIEAIKVIYEFSKDNKDIPSFKGLYLDGKFFGAEEVENLSKLPTKEQLLTMVVSGVQGPIRGFVNVLAGTLRSLLYALNAIKDKKSE from the coding sequence TTGCTGACAAGAAAACAAAAAGAGAAATTAGTTGAAGAATTATCAGAAAGTTTGAAAAATTCATCTTTGATACTTTTTTCAGATTACAAAGGATTAAACGTTGCTCAAATAACTGATTTAAGAAGAAAACTTAGAGAAAAACTTGGTAGTGGAGCAAGATATAGAGTTGTGAAAAACAGTGTCGCATATTTTGCGATGAAGAAAGCAGGTTATGAAGAAATTGATGATTTAAGTTATTTGTTTGAAGGACCTTTAGCTCTTCTATATGTGGAAGAAGGAGATCCTATTGAAGCTATCAAAGTGATTTATGAATTTTCGAAAGACAACAAGGATATTCCTTCGTTCAAAGGCCTTTATCTTGATGGAAAATTCTTTGGAGCTGAAGAAGTAGAAAATCTCTCCAAACTTCCAACGAAAGAGCAACTTCTTACAATGGTTGTTAGTGGCGTACAAGGACCAATTAGAGGTTTTGTTAATGTACTTGCCGGTACCCTTAGAAGCTTGTTATATGCTCTTAATGCAATTAAGGATAAAAAATCAGAATAA
- a CDS encoding glycosyltransferase family 2 protein, which yields MREVPLVSIIIPTRNEEKFIEKCLNSIIENDYPEKEIIVVDGMSDDNTRQLVEKYPVRVIDNPDKYTPQALNKGIRNATGKIIMIAGAHTIYSKNYISSCVRRIVEDKCDIAGGQVLTICRTNTSKSKAIAGILSHPFGIGGAKYRLQGNKEVFVDTVAYGLYKKELFEKAGLFNEKLIRNQDIEMNLRLKKLGARILLVPEAKAYYYARNNISSLVRNNFENGFWVLFGRKFAETPFSIRHLVPFFFVLFLISMIFMFSILKWLYLPVLILYVFLDFFSAIQIARNLKDVMSFFWLIILFPILHISYGIGSLCGALSFFLKPGK from the coding sequence ATGCGTGAAGTTCCTCTTGTTTCGATTATAATACCGACAAGAAATGAGGAGAAATTTATAGAAAAATGTTTAAACTCTATCATTGAAAATGATTATCCTGAAAAGGAGATTATTGTTGTCGATGGTATGAGTGATGATAATACTAGACAACTTGTAGAAAAATATCCTGTAAGAGTTATTGATAATCCTGATAAGTATACTCCTCAAGCGTTAAATAAGGGAATAAGAAATGCAACTGGTAAAATAATTATGATAGCTGGAGCCCATACAATTTATTCAAAAAATTACATTTCTAGTTGTGTTCGAAGAATAGTTGAAGATAAATGCGATATAGCTGGTGGGCAGGTTTTGACGATATGTAGAACAAATACTTCAAAATCAAAAGCAATTGCAGGAATTTTATCTCATCCTTTTGGTATTGGAGGAGCAAAATATAGATTACAAGGTAATAAAGAAGTTTTTGTTGATACAGTTGCATATGGTTTATACAAGAAAGAATTATTTGAAAAAGCAGGATTATTTAATGAAAAGTTGATTAGGAATCAAGATATTGAAATGAATTTAAGATTAAAAAAATTAGGAGCAAGGATACTATTAGTACCGGAAGCTAAAGCATATTATTATGCTCGGAATAATATAAGTTCACTTGTAAGAAATAACTTTGAAAATGGTTTTTGGGTACTTTTTGGAAGAAAATTTGCCGAAACACCTTTTTCAATAAGACATTTAGTGCCATTCTTTTTTGTACTTTTTTTAATTTCAATGATCTTTATGTTTAGTATTCTAAAATGGTTATATTTGCCTGTTTTGATTTTATACGTGTTTTTAGACTTTTTTTCTGCGATACAAATTGCGAGAAATCTCAAAGATGTAATGTCATTTTTTTGGCTTATAATCTTGTTTCCTATTTTACATATATCATATGGAATAGGTTCATTATGTGGTGCATTATCTTTTTTTCTGAAACCCGGGAAATAA
- a CDS encoding TM0106 family RecB-like putative nuclease translates to MNIEISKIKTILNCPKKFWYESKEDGKYYQENLTKDIIKYGGVLKHAELGIEIFGIKIWATGVEINVTDDEIIVISKRNGKRLYKYHYYEAALYGYVFSKESNKKVKVIFKSNFYEQEIPWENYVDFAILMVKNLSEEEEPKPRVNSECKFCPYSSKCLKYFVENGSLEIIRGVGKKNIEKLKSIGIKTLKDVVKNKEKIESFLGVQKGLKIWAQAKAFLDEKPVLIKEMPKLKEGIFFDIESYIDFHYLFGILFENKYIPFIAREKATEKDAFIRLLIFFSENEMPIYHYHTYEPNQFKKLLKKYSLNSKLVERFLDIYSIFTSHLAVPVLSYSLKPLASYFGYNWRTKLNGMKALRKFEDYLYTKDENILDEILIYNEDDVRATKLLWEILKSYY, encoded by the coding sequence ATGAACATAGAAATTTCAAAAATAAAAACAATTCTGAACTGCCCAAAAAAGTTTTGGTACGAGAGTAAAGAAGATGGAAAATATTATCAAGAAAATTTAACGAAGGATATTATAAAATACGGAGGAGTATTAAAACACGCCGAATTAGGCATTGAAATTTTTGGAATAAAAATTTGGGCAACAGGTGTCGAAATTAATGTAACCGATGATGAAATAATTGTAATTTCAAAGAGAAATGGTAAAAGATTATATAAATATCATTATTATGAAGCCGCGTTATATGGATACGTCTTTTCAAAAGAAAGTAACAAAAAAGTAAAAGTGATCTTTAAAAGCAATTTTTACGAACAAGAAATTCCTTGGGAAAATTATGTTGATTTTGCAATATTAATGGTTAAAAATTTATCTGAGGAAGAGGAGCCAAAACCAAGAGTGAATTCTGAATGTAAATTTTGCCCTTATTCTAGCAAGTGTTTGAAATACTTCGTTGAAAATGGAAGTTTGGAAATAATCAGAGGAGTTGGTAAAAAGAATATTGAAAAGTTAAAATCAATTGGAATAAAAACGTTGAAAGATGTAGTAAAAAATAAAGAAAAAATTGAGAGTTTTTTGGGTGTCCAAAAGGGGTTGAAGATATGGGCGCAGGCGAAAGCGTTTTTAGATGAGAAACCCGTTTTGATAAAAGAAATGCCAAAATTAAAAGAAGGAATTTTTTTTGATATTGAAAGTTATATAGATTTCCATTATTTATTTGGAATACTTTTTGAAAATAAATATATTCCTTTTATTGCTAGGGAAAAGGCCACAGAAAAAGACGCTTTTATTAGGTTGCTCATATTTTTTTCTGAAAACGAAATGCCTATTTATCATTACCATACATATGAACCTAATCAATTCAAAAAATTACTAAAAAAATATTCCCTTAATTCTAAGTTAGTTGAAAGATTTTTAGATATATATAGTATTTTTACTAGCCATTTGGCTGTCCCAGTTTTGTCTTATTCATTAAAACCACTTGCAAGTTATTTTGGTTATAATTGGAGAACAAAGTTAAATGGGATGAAAGCCCTTCGAAAATTTGAAGATTACTTGTATACAAAAGATGAAAATATTTTAGACGAAATACTAATTTATAACGAAGATGATGTTAGAGCAACGAAGCTATTATGGGAAATTTTAAAGAGTTATTATTAA
- the rpoB gene encoding DNA-directed RNA polymerase subunit beta, whose product MKEIKSGKRTRFSFGRVQAPIPVPNLVEIQTRSYREFLEDGILKVLKKFSPITSSKTDQRKEKGFSLEFLSIRVGEPQNTVQECKERLMTYTVPVYTTVRVTDNSTNEMIEEEAFLGYLPYMTPRTTFIINGAERVVVNQLVRSPGVYFVEEPRKNPGSKPIYVAHFLPVRGAWLEILLNLNDGTFYARIDRKRRINLFLFLKALGYSNDLELLSLFPDWVDVEDEYTLQHSEGLIVLEDVKDKVGEIIARRGDVITEGLIEKLANSSVEKIKVAHRYAVTTLEKLKHVYGEEVDQNRAYIEIFRRLRPGELPRINAAKMFLNNLYFNEERFEFSEVGRFKLNKRLEEAYKKYLVEVEGKDPEEVENAKYEENSNVLTTMDIVLASRNLLEIYKHPGTMDTKDHLGNKRVRTVGELIRIEFERAFSKAVFMIQEKLATYTSLDKVSVQSLINVRSIIATINSFFATNPLSQFMDQTNPLAELTNKRRLTAVGPGGLKRERARFEVRDVHHSHYGRMCPIETPEGANIGLITSLSVYATIDKYGFLITPYIKVVKGKVTNEVVYLTADEEENYKIAPSTTPVDENGNIIPEHVTVRYEEKVLYVPKNEVQFLDVAPNQIVSVSTSLIPFLEHDDANRALMGSNMQRQGVPLIETEAPRVGTGMEWEAARYAGTMVLAEHDGIVKKVDARKIIVHRIDKDGKEMYDSMGNPVLDTYELLKFTRTNQDTCINQKPIVNVGEVVKKGDPIADGPATDMGELALGKNVLVAFVPWEGYNFEDAILVSEELLEKETYTSIHIEVYETTARDTRLGPEEITPDIPNVSKEKLRNLDEDGIVRIGAYVEETDILVGKVTPKSESDTTPEEKIIRSVFGEKGKEVKDSSLRVPHGIEGRVIGVNVFDKEKDGDLGPGVNKLIRVYVAIRKPLEVGDKLAGRHGNKGVVSKILPKEDMPFLPDGTPVQIVLSPLGVPSRMNVGQILETSLGWLAVLTNKWFATPVFDGAKEEDILPALYEARKKVGLDAGDNPNNPTGKVILRDGRTGKEFDHPILVGYMYVMKLIHIARDKIHARSTGPYSLIHQQPLGGKAQFGGQRFGEMEVWALEAYGAAHTLNEMLTVKSDDIKGRNEVYKAIMKGKNIPEPGLPESFKVLVRELRGIALDVRVYDEEGNEIDIEKL is encoded by the coding sequence ATGAAAGAGATTAAAAGTGGTAAAAGGACCCGTTTTTCATTTGGTAGGGTCCAGGCACCTATCCCTGTCCCAAATCTCGTTGAAATTCAAACTAGGTCATATCGTGAATTTCTCGAGGATGGGATATTGAAAGTCTTGAAGAAATTCTCCCCAATAACGTCTTCAAAAACAGATCAGAGAAAAGAAAAAGGTTTTTCTTTAGAATTTTTGTCAATAAGAGTTGGGGAGCCACAAAACACTGTGCAAGAATGTAAGGAAAGGCTCATGACCTACACTGTACCTGTTTATACAACAGTTAGAGTTACCGATAATAGTACAAACGAAATGATTGAAGAAGAAGCCTTTTTAGGATATCTTCCGTACATGACACCACGTACTACTTTTATTATCAATGGTGCCGAACGTGTTGTAGTTAACCAACTTGTTAGAAGTCCAGGAGTTTATTTTGTAGAAGAACCAAGAAAGAATCCTGGTTCTAAACCAATCTATGTAGCTCACTTTTTGCCTGTGAGAGGTGCATGGTTAGAGATATTATTGAACCTTAATGATGGCACTTTTTATGCAAGAATTGATAGAAAAAGAAGAATTAATTTATTCCTTTTCTTAAAAGCTCTTGGATATAGTAATGATCTTGAGCTTCTTTCATTATTCCCGGATTGGGTAGATGTTGAAGATGAATATACACTCCAACACTCTGAGGGATTAATAGTTTTAGAGGATGTAAAAGATAAAGTTGGAGAAATAATTGCACGTCGTGGTGATGTAATAACAGAAGGATTGATAGAAAAACTGGCAAATTCTTCAGTTGAAAAAATTAAAGTTGCTCATAGATATGCGGTAACAACTTTAGAAAAATTAAAACACGTTTATGGCGAAGAAGTAGATCAAAATAGGGCTTATATTGAAATTTTTAGAAGGTTAAGACCCGGTGAACTTCCAAGGATTAATGCTGCAAAAATGTTTTTAAATAACTTATATTTTAATGAAGAAAGATTTGAATTTTCTGAAGTTGGACGTTTTAAATTGAATAAAAGACTTGAAGAAGCATATAAAAAATACCTTGTCGAAGTAGAAGGTAAAGATCCTGAAGAAGTAGAAAATGCAAAATATGAAGAAAACTCAAATGTTCTTACAACAATGGATATTGTACTTGCTTCAAGAAATCTGTTAGAAATTTATAAACATCCTGGAACCATGGATACAAAAGACCATCTTGGTAACAAGAGAGTTAGAACTGTAGGTGAATTGATTAGAATAGAATTTGAAAGAGCATTTTCAAAGGCTGTATTCATGATTCAGGAAAAACTTGCCACATACACTTCGCTTGATAAGGTATCGGTGCAGAGTCTTATAAATGTAAGAAGCATAATTGCTACTATTAATTCTTTCTTTGCAACTAATCCTCTTTCTCAATTTATGGATCAAACAAATCCTTTAGCTGAACTTACTAACAAGAGAAGATTAACAGCAGTTGGTCCAGGTGGTTTAAAAAGAGAAAGAGCAAGATTCGAAGTTCGTGACGTCCACCATTCACATTATGGTAGAATGTGTCCTATTGAAACACCTGAAGGAGCAAATATAGGGCTTATAACATCCTTATCTGTTTATGCAACAATTGATAAGTATGGATTTTTAATTACTCCATATATAAAGGTAGTTAAAGGGAAAGTCACAAATGAAGTAGTATATTTAACAGCTGATGAAGAGGAAAATTATAAGATTGCGCCGTCAACGACACCAGTTGATGAAAACGGTAATATAATTCCTGAACATGTTACAGTTAGGTATGAAGAAAAGGTTTTATATGTACCTAAAAATGAAGTTCAATTTTTAGATGTAGCTCCAAATCAAATAGTTAGTGTTTCGACTTCGTTAATTCCATTTTTAGAACACGATGATGCTAATAGGGCGCTCATGGGTTCTAACATGCAAAGGCAGGGTGTTCCTTTAATTGAAACAGAAGCACCTAGAGTTGGAACTGGTATGGAGTGGGAAGCGGCAAGGTATGCAGGAACTATGGTTTTAGCGGAACACGATGGAATAGTTAAAAAGGTGGATGCCAGAAAAATAATAGTTCATAGAATTGATAAAGATGGAAAAGAAATGTACGATTCGATGGGAAATCCTGTGTTAGATACATATGAACTCTTAAAATTTACACGTACGAACCAAGATACATGTATCAATCAAAAACCTATAGTAAATGTTGGCGAAGTTGTGAAAAAAGGAGATCCTATTGCCGATGGGCCTGCTACAGATATGGGAGAACTTGCCTTAGGTAAAAATGTGTTAGTTGCATTTGTACCTTGGGAAGGGTATAATTTTGAAGATGCAATATTAGTTAGCGAAGAATTACTTGAAAAAGAAACATATACATCAATTCATATCGAAGTATATGAAACTACGGCAAGAGATACAAGATTAGGTCCTGAGGAAATTACTCCAGATATTCCTAATGTTAGCAAAGAGAAATTAAGGAACCTCGACGAGGATGGGATAGTAAGAATAGGAGCTTATGTAGAAGAAACTGACATACTCGTTGGTAAAGTCACTCCAAAAAGTGAAAGTGATACAACACCTGAAGAAAAAATTATTAGATCTGTATTTGGAGAAAAAGGTAAAGAAGTGAAAGATTCTTCGCTAAGAGTTCCTCATGGAATAGAGGGAAGAGTCATTGGTGTTAATGTGTTTGATAAGGAAAAGGACGGAGACCTTGGCCCCGGAGTTAATAAGCTTATCAGAGTATATGTGGCTATAAGAAAGCCACTAGAAGTAGGAGATAAACTTGCGGGTAGACATGGTAATAAAGGTGTAGTTTCTAAAATTTTACCCAAGGAAGATATGCCATTTTTACCAGATGGAACGCCGGTTCAAATTGTATTAAGTCCTTTGGGTGTTCCATCACGTATGAACGTTGGACAAATTCTTGAAACTAGTTTAGGTTGGCTTGCAGTATTGACTAACAAGTGGTTTGCAACTCCTGTATTTGATGGGGCAAAGGAAGAGGATATTTTACCTGCACTTTATGAAGCTAGAAAGAAAGTTGGACTTGATGCTGGAGATAATCCAAATAATCCAACTGGTAAGGTTATTTTGAGAGATGGAAGAACTGGTAAGGAATTTGATCATCCGATTCTTGTTGGTTATATGTATGTTATGAAACTGATTCATATTGCAAGAGATAAAATTCATGCCAGATCAACAGGACCATACTCTCTAATCCATCAACAACCACTTGGAGGAAAAGCGCAGTTTGGTGGTCAAAGGTTTGGAGAAATGGAAGTTTGGGCTCTAGAAGCATATGGTGCTGCACATACTTTAAATGAAATGTTGACAGTAAAAAGTGATGATATTAAAGGGAGAAATGAGGTTTACAAAGCAATAATGAAAGGTAAGAATATTCCTGAACCAGGGTTACCAGAAAGTTTCAAAGTTCTGGTAAGAGAATTAAGAGGAATTGCACTTGATGTTAGAGTATACGATGAAGAAGGAAATGAAATTGACATAGAGAAGTTATAA